CCGCCGCCGCCTCCACCTCCGCCGCCAGACGAACCTCCGCCCCCCATGCCCGAACTCGATCCAGGAGCCTTGGACGAGGAGGCCACGGCCCCGGCCAGGGAACCACCCAGGGCCGAAGAAAAGGCTCCCGCCCCCACGGTGGCCCAGGACCGTCCGCTGTACCAGGTCGGGCTGTAGCCCTCTCCCTCCCCGGCTTTGGCCAGAATCTGCTCAAAGGAAGCCGCCCAGCGGTTCTCAACGTCCAGGGCCATGGCGTAGGGCAGAAATTTTTCGAACAGCTCCGGGGTTCGATCCGGAGGATGAAGAAAATTCAGACGGCCCTCCTCGGCCGTTTCCAGATAGAGCTTAAAGCCCTCGATTTCGTCCATGGTCGTCCGCCCGGCCCTGGTCGGAGCCTTGATGAGGTCGAAGAACAACCAGTTGAGGCTGACGATGACCAACAAGGCCAAAGCCGATATCCATCCGGCGGCCCAGACGAAGAAACCGAGACCGGCCAACGACCCAATGGCGAATGGCAAGGCGAAGAGCGTCTGCCCCATGGCCGGAAACATGCCCCATATGGACCGTGTCCCCAGAAAAGCCCTCCAGGACCGAAAGGCGCTGACCAGCAGGGGAACGGTCCCTCCCATCCAGATGGTCAACCACAGGGTAATAAAACCGCCTTCCGCTGGCCGGGAACCCAAAAGGGCCGAACCCATAAGAGTCAGAGCCGACAGGGCGACCCCTGGAACGAGCAGTCCGCGATTCTTGGCAAAATAGGCCTTGTCGAACTCTCCGGCCAGGGTCTTCTTCAAGGCCGCGACCGAGCTCTGCAGCCGGACGTGGTTGTCCTGTTTGACCTCGACCGTTTTCGCCCCCCGAAATAGCTGGGCCATCAGACTCTGCTCGCCTCTGCTCAGGCCCTTGGCGTTGGCATCGACCTGGTGCAGGCTATACCTTCGGCCGCTTTGCTCGATACGCAGTCCGCCCTTGACTGCCGCGTCGACCACGGCCACGGCAAACGTCTTGTCGTCGTAACCCATCCGAATCAGGTATCGGCATCCAGCCGGACTCATCCCTTTGGGAGGCTCGAATCTGGGGATGATGGTCCCCTTCTCCGGATCCCGCCCGACCTTGATCCAGACGGCCATATAGTAGAGGAACACGAGTCCGACGCCGAACAGAGCCGCGAAAGCCCCAAGGTTGTCCCGGACTATGTAGCCCAGCTTCTCGGACTCGCTCGGCTCGGTCACCAGGCCCTTGGGCCAGGCCACGGCAATGGTCAGCCCGGACCTAGCCGAAAGAACCGCCGTACTTCGAAACTCCACCGTATCTCTTTCGGGAAAAGAAACCTCCCAGTCCCGGCCCTTGGCTCCGAAGGGACCGGTATAAGCATCTGGCGGCAGGGGAAGACTTGCCACGTCCGCCCCTTGGGGCAAATGGACCCTGGCCACAGCCTTGAGGATGGGGAAATTCCAATCCGTCCCGGTCACGTTCCAATAAAGCTCGTCGTGATTCTCGAAGAATCCCAGCTGTCGGGTGGTCCTATACTCAATGACATAGGTGTGCTCGCCGACAGGCACCATGACGTCCGGATCTCCCAGATAGATACGAACTCCATTGTCAAGACGCTCCTGTCGGTGGCGGACCGGGTCGCCGTCCATGGCCGTCGAAACGAGATCGAAGCCGACTCGAACCCGATTCCCATAGCGGTCCTGATAGACGGTCGGAAAATCCCGGTAGATCCCTCGCCGTATCTCCCTCCCCAGGGCACGGACCGTGATCTCCTCACGGACGGCTAGGCTGCCGTCGGTTTCGATTTCGATATGGCTGACAAAGGAGAGGATCTCCTCCCCGGCCGAGGCCGAAAAGGGGATTGCCAGAACAAGAGCAGCCAGAAGCGGCAGGAGCCGCATCGTCCGACATTTGAAATCAGTGAAAATTGACATCGGGGACCTGTCTCGCCGCCGGATCGTCCAGTTCAAAATACTCGACCGTGGTGAATCCGAAAGCCCTGGCAACCAGATTGCTGGGAAAGGACTCGACCTGCACGTTGTAGTCTCGGGCCGTGCCGTTGTAATACCGCCTAGCCAGCTGAATCTGCTCCTCAAGGCCGGACAGCTCTGCCTGAAGTTCCCGAAAATTGGAGTCGGCCTTGAGTTGCGGATAATTTTCGGCCACGGCCAGGATATTGGCCAGGCTCATGCCCAGACGCGATTCCAGTTCTCCTCGCTCTCCCATGCCCTGAGCGCCCATGCTCTTGGCCCTGAGCCCGGTGACCTGTTCCAGCGTGGTCTTTTCGTGGCTGGCATAGCGCTCCACGGTCTTGACCAGGTTGGGGATCAGGTTGTGTCTGCGCCGAAGTTGCACGTCAATACCGCTCCAGGCCTCCTTGACGACATTTTTCAATCGGACCAAACGGTTGTATAGCCCGACGGCCCAGAGGGCCAATAAAACCGCCAGGCTGGTCCAAATCCAGACGCTCATGGTACTCCTCCTTCCTCCGGGTTCGTCATGGGCGAAAATCGCTCAAAAAAGGATTGTGCCGCATTTCATCTCCGACCGATGTCTCCG
This sequence is a window from Deltaproteobacteria bacterium. Protein-coding genes within it:
- a CDS encoding DUF2207 domain-containing protein, whose product is MSIFTDFKCRTMRLLPLLAALVLAIPFSASAGEEILSFVSHIEIETDGSLAVREEITVRALGREIRRGIYRDFPTVYQDRYGNRVRVGFDLVSTAMDGDPVRHRQERLDNGVRIYLGDPDVMVPVGEHTYVIEYRTTRQLGFFENHDELYWNVTGTDWNFPILKAVARVHLPQGADVASLPLPPDAYTGPFGAKGRDWEVSFPERDTVEFRSTAVLSARSGLTIAVAWPKGLVTEPSESEKLGYIVRDNLGAFAALFGVGLVFLYYMAVWIKVGRDPEKGTIIPRFEPPKGMSPAGCRYLIRMGYDDKTFAVAVVDAAVKGGLRIEQSGRRYSLHQVDANAKGLSRGEQSLMAQLFRGAKTVEVKQDNHVRLQSSVAALKKTLAGEFDKAYFAKNRGLLVPGVALSALTLMGSALLGSRPAEGGFITLWLTIWMGGTVPLLVSAFRSWRAFLGTRSIWGMFPAMGQTLFALPFAIGSLAGLGFFVWAAGWISALALLVIVSLNWLFFDLIKAPTRAGRTTMDEIEGFKLYLETAEEGRLNFLHPPDRTPELFEKFLPYAMALDVENRWAASFEQILAKAGEGEGYSPTWYSGRSWATVGAGAFSSALGGSLAGAVASSSKAPGSSSGMGGGGSSGGGGGGGGGGGW
- a CDS encoding LemA family protein — translated: MSVWIWTSLAVLLALWAVGLYNRLVRLKNVVKEAWSGIDVQLRRRHNLIPNLVKTVERYASHEKTTLEQVTGLRAKSMGAQGMGERGELESRLGMSLANILAVAENYPQLKADSNFRELQAELSGLEEQIQLARRYYNGTARDYNVQVESFPSNLVARAFGFTTVEYFELDDPAARQVPDVNFH